A stretch of Gordonia crocea DNA encodes these proteins:
- a CDS encoding lysophospholipid acyltransferase family protein, with protein sequence MAEDKSQPVPEKGSQARWDPEWVARVLPLLKTIAKVYFRSEVRGMDKVPDGGVLLVSNHSGGMVAYDVPLIAVAFADEFGADRPLCTLAHDLVFLGAGDTIFGKFGFLRAHPRNAVAALREGMATLVFPGGVWDAMRPTSASAKINFNGQQGYVRTAIIAGVPIVPIVTIGGQETQLFLNDGAGLAKLLRLDKLIRATRAPLTFGFPFGLTLGMPPNVPLPSKMVTQVLDPIDITAEFGEDPDIDAVDEEIRSRMQAALDELDRDRRFPIIG encoded by the coding sequence GGGCTCGCAAGCCCGCTGGGACCCCGAGTGGGTGGCCCGCGTCCTACCGCTGCTCAAGACCATCGCCAAGGTCTACTTCCGCTCCGAGGTGCGCGGGATGGACAAGGTGCCCGACGGGGGAGTGTTGCTGGTCAGCAACCACTCCGGCGGCATGGTCGCCTACGACGTCCCGCTCATCGCGGTCGCCTTCGCCGACGAGTTCGGCGCCGACCGACCGTTGTGCACGCTGGCCCACGACCTGGTGTTCCTGGGGGCGGGAGACACCATCTTCGGCAAGTTCGGCTTCCTGCGCGCCCATCCGCGCAACGCCGTCGCCGCGCTGCGCGAGGGCATGGCGACGCTGGTGTTCCCCGGCGGTGTCTGGGACGCGATGCGGCCCACCTCGGCGTCGGCGAAGATCAACTTCAACGGCCAACAGGGTTACGTGCGCACCGCCATCATAGCAGGGGTGCCGATCGTCCCCATCGTCACCATCGGCGGCCAGGAGACCCAGCTGTTCCTCAACGACGGCGCGGGCCTGGCCAAACTGTTGCGGCTGGACAAGCTGATCCGGGCCACCCGGGCGCCGCTGACCTTCGGCTTCCCCTTCGGGCTCACGCTGGGCATGCCGCCCAACGTGCCGCTGCCGTCGAAGATGGTGACCCAGGTGCTCGACCCCATCGACATCACCGCCGAGTTCGGCGAGGACCCCGACATCGACGCCGTCGACGAGGAGATCCGGTCGCGGATGCAGGCCGCCCTCGACGAACTCGACCGCGACCGTCGATTCCCGATCATCGGGTGA